A genomic region of Desulfosarcina ovata subsp. ovata contains the following coding sequences:
- the cbiR gene encoding cobamide remodeling phosphodiesterase CbiR, which yields MDEKARRMATPFEPLTVSAKRAFPFTLACPSFIYRAGYAENVRHLAPFVDEIELLFFESRFADSLPSQELIRELADLGREGDITYNVHLPTDIHPGHRQTAEREKAVRVLGAFIDRCLPLSPSTFTLHLNRDPADHDIDRWQAATAASLTEVLAGRLTGRRISVENLDDTFHLAAPVIDALDLSVCMDMGHLMVYGENLNSFFDRWQSRIAIVHLHGVIGSHDHLPLDRLSSGRMARIVGLLNGFSGVVSLELFSRAALNASLERMIGQDFGPKG from the coding sequence GTGGACGAAAAAGCACGCCGGATGGCCACGCCGTTCGAACCACTCACCGTTTCGGCAAAACGGGCGTTTCCGTTCACCCTGGCCTGCCCCTCTTTCATTTACCGGGCCGGTTATGCCGAAAACGTCCGTCACCTGGCCCCCTTCGTGGATGAGATCGAACTGCTCTTTTTCGAAAGCCGTTTTGCGGACAGCCTGCCCAGCCAAGAGTTGATCCGCGAATTGGCGGACCTGGGCCGTGAGGGCGATATCACCTACAACGTGCACCTGCCCACGGACATCCACCCGGGCCACCGGCAGACCGCCGAGCGGGAAAAGGCGGTCCGGGTCCTGGGCGCATTCATCGACCGCTGCCTGCCGCTCAGCCCGAGCACCTTCACCCTGCACCTGAACCGCGATCCGGCGGATCATGACATCGACCGCTGGCAGGCGGCCACCGCTGCGTCGCTGACCGAGGTCCTGGCCGGACGGCTGACCGGCCGGCGCATCTCCGTCGAGAACCTGGATGACACCTTCCATCTGGCCGCCCCCGTGATCGACGCCCTGGACCTCTCCGTGTGCATGGACATGGGCCATCTCATGGTGTACGGTGAAAATCTGAATTCTTTCTTTGATCGCTGGCAATCGCGCATCGCCATCGTCCACCTGCACGGCGTGATCGGCAGCCACGACCACCTGCCGCTGGACCGGCTGTCGTCCGGCCGCATGGCCCGGATCGTGGGGCTGCTGAATGGATTTTCCGGCGTGGTCTCCCTGGAGCTGTTCTCGCGGGCGGCATTGAATGCGTCCCTGGAAAGGATGATCGGACAGGATTTCGGGCCGAAGGGCTGA
- a CDS encoding zinc transporter, with protein sequence MSHHHDHDHHHDHDHDHHHHHDHDHDHDHSHDHSHGHDHHHSHAAALSFPEKLEKLLTHWIQHNDHHVEDYRQWAEQAGQNDQADVAELLQAAAELTESVTLRFREARDKIK encoded by the coding sequence ATGTCACATCATCACGACCATGATCACCATCACGACCACGACCATGATCACCATCACCATCACGACCACGACCATGATCACGACCACTCACACGACCACTCCCATGGGCACGATCATCACCACAGCCATGCTGCCGCACTCTCATTTCCGGAAAAGCTCGAAAAACTGCTGACGCACTGGATTCAGCACAACGACCACCATGTGGAAGACTACCGGCAGTGGGCCGAGCAGGCCGGCCAGAACGACCAGGCCGACGTGGCCGAACTTCTCCAGGCGGCGGCGGAACTGACGGAATCGGTCACCCTGCGCTTTCGCGAGGCCCGCGACAAAATCAAATAA
- a CDS encoding dihydropteroate synthase, translating into MIVVADNLRITRPFIGRAVEQLDPAPVRELAMRCRDAGAEAIDINSGPLSRKPAERMTFLVETVQAAVDLPLVLDTTNPDAMAAGLTACRRRPVINGLSLEKDKLARILPLATRYDCDLIAYLLRPDGHVPPDAAGRMESAIALFDKCQQAGITPDRLIFDPVVAPLAWQDGNRQNMAVLDVIRSLPDLLGFPVHTIAGLSNLTTGAPGSDLRRRYQSAFLPMLAAAGTTMILMNALDPSLVTAVGDCRRICADTVFTWQ; encoded by the coding sequence ATGATCGTCGTTGCCGACAACCTGCGCATTACCCGGCCATTCATCGGCCGGGCCGTGGAACAGCTCGATCCGGCCCCGGTCCGGGAACTGGCCATGCGTTGCCGGGATGCCGGTGCCGAGGCCATCGACATCAACAGCGGCCCCCTCTCCCGCAAACCGGCCGAACGGATGACCTTTCTGGTGGAAACCGTTCAGGCGGCCGTCGACCTGCCGCTGGTGCTGGACACCACCAATCCCGACGCCATGGCCGCCGGACTGACCGCCTGCCGAAGGCGTCCCGTGATCAACGGGCTTTCCCTCGAAAAGGACAAACTGGCGCGCATCCTGCCCCTGGCCACCCGGTACGACTGCGACCTGATTGCCTATCTCCTGCGTCCCGACGGGCATGTGCCCCCGGATGCGGCCGGCCGCATGGAATCGGCCATCGCCCTTTTCGACAAATGCCAGCAGGCCGGGATCACCCCGGATCGGCTCATTTTCGATCCGGTGGTGGCACCCCTGGCCTGGCAGGACGGCAACCGCCAGAACATGGCCGTGCTGGATGTCATCCGCAGCCTGCCCGATCTTCTCGGCTTTCCGGTCCACACCATTGCCGGTCTCTCCAACCTGACCACCGGCGCGCCGGGCAGCGACCTGCGCCGCCGCTACCAGAGCGCCTTTCTGCCCATGCTGGCCGCCGCCGGCACCACCATGATCCTGATGAACGCACTCGATCCGTCCCTCGTGACAGCGGTCGGGGATTGTCGCAGAATCTGCGCGGATACGGTGTTTACCTGGCAATAG
- a CDS encoding YhbY family RNA-binding protein: MQRLQGFQKRFLRGLAHGRKPVVFVGQKGLSPSLLNAMNDALDRHELVKVKFIEFKEKEKKMAIAEQIEQTILCEMVAMVGHMATFYRWQPDPEKRKIDLPAKGK, encoded by the coding sequence ATGCAGCGGTTACAGGGATTTCAGAAGCGGTTTCTCCGCGGGCTGGCCCATGGGCGTAAACCGGTGGTGTTTGTGGGCCAAAAGGGACTTTCCCCGTCGCTTCTCAATGCCATGAACGACGCATTGGACCGCCATGAACTGGTCAAGGTCAAATTTATCGAATTCAAGGAAAAAGAGAAAAAAATGGCCATCGCCGAGCAGATCGAGCAGACCATCCTTTGCGAGATGGTCGCTATGGTGGGCCATATGGCAACTTTCTACCGCTGGCAGCCGGATCCGGAAAAGCGGAAGATTGATCTGCCGGCCAAGGGGAAGTAA
- a CDS encoding peptidase U32 family protein, giving the protein MTISSTQKIELLAPAGTPEKLEIAIHYGADAVYLAGRDFSLRNFSANFSRPEMLAARRLTRERGIRMYVAVNIYSRDSESGAIADYLDFLGTVEPDALIVADPAIFMQARKRVPGIPLHISTQANTTNSGTARFWQELGATRVNAARELTLEEIRSMAADSGIAVESFVHGAMCMAYSGRCLMSGFMAKRESNRGLCCQPCRFSYAVVEETRPGQYFPIAGDERGSYIFNARDLCMIEHLPEMIGAGIASLKIEGRMKSIHYLAGVVKVYREAIDAWYRDPDGYALQPHWLTELAAISHRGYCTGFYFGDPHQTAANTENRIHPGYRFVAKVTGRSPDGGTQVQVKNRIFENEAVDVISPGGPSRSARIAKIVDEHGQRRSPAHPGSQATFYLNIPTRPLDLIRCPADDPGEKPS; this is encoded by the coding sequence ATGACAATATCAAGCACCCAAAAAATCGAACTGCTCGCGCCGGCGGGGACGCCCGAAAAGCTGGAAATCGCCATCCACTACGGCGCCGATGCCGTCTATCTGGCCGGTCGCGATTTCAGCCTGCGCAATTTCTCGGCCAATTTTTCAAGGCCGGAGATGCTGGCGGCCCGCCGATTGACCCGTGAGCGGGGGATCCGCATGTACGTGGCCGTGAACATCTACTCGCGGGACAGCGAGTCCGGGGCCATCGCCGACTACCTCGATTTTCTGGGCACGGTCGAACCCGACGCCCTGATCGTGGCCGATCCGGCCATTTTCATGCAGGCCCGCAAACGGGTCCCCGGAATTCCCCTGCACATCAGCACCCAGGCCAACACGACCAACAGCGGCACGGCCCGCTTCTGGCAGGAATTGGGCGCGACACGGGTCAACGCGGCACGGGAACTGACCCTGGAAGAGATCCGCAGCATGGCGGCGGACAGCGGCATTGCCGTGGAGAGCTTTGTCCACGGCGCCATGTGCATGGCCTACTCGGGACGCTGCCTGATGTCCGGTTTCATGGCCAAACGGGAAAGCAATCGCGGGCTTTGCTGCCAGCCCTGTCGCTTCAGCTATGCGGTGGTGGAGGAGACCCGCCCCGGGCAGTATTTCCCAATTGCCGGGGACGAGCGCGGCAGCTACATCTTCAACGCCCGGGATCTGTGCATGATCGAACATCTCCCGGAGATGATCGGCGCCGGGATCGCCAGCCTGAAAATCGAAGGCCGCATGAAGAGCATCCACTACCTGGCCGGCGTGGTCAAGGTCTACCGGGAGGCCATCGACGCCTGGTATCGCGATCCGGACGGCTATGCCCTCCAGCCGCATTGGCTGACCGAGCTGGCCGCCATCAGCCACCGGGGCTACTGTACCGGATTCTACTTCGGCGATCCCCACCAGACGGCCGCCAACACCGAGAACCGGATCCACCCCGGATACCGGTTCGTGGCCAAGGTGACCGGCCGCAGCCCGGACGGCGGCACACAAGTACAGGTGAAGAACCGCATTTTTGAAAACGAAGCCGTGGATGTCATCTCACCCGGTGGACCGAGCCGCTCGGCGCGCATCGCAAAAATCGTCGATGAACACGGCCAACGGCGGTCACCGGCCCATCCCGGCAGCCAGGCGACCTTCTATTTGAACATCCCCACCCGGCCACTGGACCTGATCCGCTGTCCGGCGGATGATCCCGGAGAAAAACCATCATGA